A region of the Cumulibacter manganitolerans genome:
CCATCACCACGCCGACCGCGCGCGGGGCGAGCTGCTCCTGCAGCCAGTCGGCGACCTGCTTCGTCAGCCGTTCCTGGGTCTGCGGGCGGCAGGCGAAGTGCTCCACCACCCGCGCCAGCTTCGACAGCCCGAGGATGCGCTCACCCGGCAGGTAGGCGACGCAGGCCCGGCCGGTGAACGGCAGCAGGTGGTGCTCGCACACGGACCGGAAGGGGATGTCGCGCGCCAGCACCAGCTCGTCGTAGCCCTCCTCGTTCGGGAAGGTGGTCATCTCGAACCGGCGCGGGGTGAGCATCTCGGCCCAGGCGCGGGCCATCCGCCCCGGCGTCGCGCGCAGGTGCTCGGAATCGAGCCCCACGCCGAGCGCCGTCAGGAACGCCGCCGCCGCGTTCTCGGCCGCGAGCAGGTTCATGCCGGGATGTGCCGGCTCGGCCCAGCCGGCGTCCGGCCGCAGATCGCGGACGGCGCAGGCGACCGGCACGGCGTCCATCGTGGTCATCGCCGGGCCCGTCCGCGGTCGTACGTCGCGGACAGCAGGGCCAGGGCGAGTGCCGCGATCAGCAGCCCGAAGTCGCGCAGCGCGACGTCGTAGAAGCCGGGGTAGGTCAGCAGGTTCACGATGATGC
Encoded here:
- the folE gene encoding GTP cyclohydrolase I FolE — encoded protein: MTTMDAVPVACAVRDLRPDAGWAEPAHPGMNLLAAENAAAAFLTALGVGLDSEHLRATPGRMARAWAEMLTPRRFEMTTFPNEEGYDELVLARDIPFRSVCEHHLLPFTGRACVAYLPGERILGLSKLARVVEHFACRPQTQERLTKQVADWLQEQLAPRAVGVVMAAEHSCMTLRGVQATGSSTVTSTVLGALRTDSRSRAEFLSLAGVT